From the Acidovorax carolinensis genome, one window contains:
- a CDS encoding LysR substrate-binding domain-containing protein: protein MTLTELKYIVAVAREKHFGHAADACYVSQPTLSVAIKKLEEELDVKLFERSAGEVTVTPLGEDIVRQAQSVLEQAAAIKEIAKRGKDPLAGPLILGVIYTIGPYLLPDLVRHSITRTPQMPLMLQENFTVKLLEMLRTGEIDCAILAEPFPDTGLAIAPLYDEPFMAAVPSKHPLAAQKSITASELKSETMLLLGAGHCFRDHVLEVCPEFARFASNAEGIRKSFEGSSLETIKHMVAAGMGVTLVPRLSVPRDALLTVSRRRKSDENYIRYLPIREEDGSPPPTRRVVLAWRRSFTRYEAIAALRNAIYACELPGVTRLS, encoded by the coding sequence ATGACCCTTACCGAACTCAAGTACATCGTTGCCGTGGCGCGGGAGAAGCACTTCGGTCATGCGGCCGATGCCTGCTATGTGTCGCAACCCACGTTGTCGGTCGCCATCAAGAAGCTCGAGGAGGAACTGGACGTCAAGCTCTTCGAGCGCAGTGCGGGCGAGGTCACGGTGACGCCGCTGGGCGAGGACATCGTGCGCCAGGCGCAAAGCGTGCTGGAGCAGGCGGCGGCCATCAAGGAGATTGCCAAGCGCGGCAAGGACCCGCTGGCCGGGCCTTTGATCCTGGGCGTGATCTACACCATCGGCCCCTACCTGCTGCCCGACCTGGTGCGCCACTCGATCACGCGCACCCCGCAGATGCCGCTGATGCTGCAGGAGAACTTCACCGTCAAGCTGCTGGAGATGCTGCGCACCGGCGAGATTGACTGTGCCATCCTGGCCGAGCCTTTTCCCGACACGGGCCTGGCCATCGCGCCGCTGTATGACGAGCCGTTCATGGCGGCGGTGCCCAGCAAGCACCCGCTGGCCGCGCAAAAATCCATCACCGCGTCCGAGCTCAAGAGCGAGACCATGCTGCTGCTGGGCGCGGGCCACTGCTTTCGCGACCATGTGCTGGAGGTGTGCCCCGAGTTCGCGCGCTTTGCCAGCAATGCCGAGGGCATCCGCAAGTCGTTCGAGGGCTCGTCGCTGGAGACCATCAAGCACATGGTGGCCGCCGGCATGGGGGTGACGCTGGTGCCGCGCTTGTCGGTGCCGCGCGATGCGCTGCTGACCGTGTCGCGCCGGCGCAAGAGCGACGAAAACTATATCCGCTACCTGCCCATCCGCGAGGAAGATGGCAGCCCACCGCCCACGCGCCGCGTGGTGCTGGCCTGGCGGCGCAGCTTCACGCGCTATGAAGCCATTGCCGCGCTGCGCAACGCCATTTATGCCTGCGAGCTACCGGGCGTCACGCGGCTGTCATGA